A section of the Pediococcus inopinatus genome encodes:
- a CDS encoding DMT family transporter, producing the protein MSKSTRGILYASIGAICWGISGPIAQILFADYHMKLTWLIGSKMFFGGLLLLAFGMLQAKQRPKLFAIWHDKKAIIQLLVFTIFGMTAMQAVYYKAVAVGNAATATILQFLAPVFIVVFTIVRYKKVPRRGDVWAIVAALVGTYLLITGGNPTSLTISPAALFWGVVTGVAAAAYVLLPDKILDQYGSLTVSSWSMVVGGALFMFIQPAWRDVPKFDAAGWAGYLFIVIFGSVIAYFIYLASLAYISATATGLLDAFEPLSATIVSVVFLNLKFGLMETIGTILILSTVFILAIANRHSA; encoded by the coding sequence ATGAGCAAATCAACACGAGGAATTTTGTACGCGTCAATTGGGGCTATTTGTTGGGGGATTTCAGGACCGATTGCGCAGATTCTATTTGCTGATTACCACATGAAATTAACTTGGTTAATTGGATCCAAGATGTTTTTTGGTGGATTATTATTACTTGCATTTGGGATGCTTCAAGCAAAACAACGACCAAAGCTATTTGCGATTTGGCACGATAAAAAGGCGATTATTCAATTACTTGTTTTTACCATTTTTGGCATGACTGCTATGCAAGCTGTTTACTACAAGGCAGTGGCAGTTGGAAATGCTGCTACGGCTACTATTCTACAGTTTTTAGCGCCGGTCTTTATTGTCGTCTTCACAATCGTGCGTTATAAAAAGGTGCCACGACGCGGAGATGTTTGGGCCATTGTTGCGGCTTTGGTCGGAACCTATCTCTTGATTACGGGCGGGAATCCAACGTCTTTGACTATTTCGCCAGCAGCCTTATTTTGGGGTGTGGTAACGGGAGTGGCCGCGGCTGCTTATGTTTTGTTGCCGGATAAAATACTGGATCAATACGGATCTTTGACCGTTTCTTCATGGTCAATGGTGGTTGGTGGCGCGTTGTTCATGTTTATTCAGCCAGCATGGCGTGATGTGCCAAAATTTGACGCGGCCGGCTGGGCAGGATATTTGTTTATCGTCATTTTTGGTTCCGTCATAGCCTACTTTATTTATCTAGCCAGTTTAGCCTACATTTCTGCAACTGCCACTGGTTTATTGGATGCTTTTGAGCCGTTATCAGCAACGATCGTATCGGTAGTGTTTCTAAACTTAAAGTTTGGTTTGATGGAAACAATTGGGACCATCTTAATCTTAAGCACCGTGTTTATCTTGGCAATTGCCAATCGCCATTCTGCGTAA
- a CDS encoding excinuclease ABC subunit UvrA: MAIQHKETIPDNIEVIGAHVNNLKNLNVTIPLNAFVAITGKSGSGKSSLAMGVLYAEGARRYLNSLSTYTRRRISQAGKADVDEVKYLPSALALRQRPTVPGVRSTVGTMTESLNVLRLMFSRLGSHVCPNGHRVPPTLEVAENMGYVICPTCGVKFMAPGAESFAFNSEGACPTCNGVGKVRQIVKSRLIPDETKTIREGAVASWRLPGRNFMIYVAEQIGIPIDTPFNQMSAEDQEMVWHGENKKYAINIPSKTGKIFHMDNAQFENAYSAVEDSLATTTNERAIKRLNRFYSFDICPTCHGTRFAPKLLNTKLVDKDISEVSKMTITELTQFMPKIVPWLPETMHELGANLVGELQDSVQPVLDLGLDYLTLDREGDTLSTGELQRIQLGRTLRSQTTGVLYVLDEPSVGLHPANVSGLIKILHQLVAQGNSLVVVDHDTRIISAADYVIEIGPGAGKNGGTVVDQGTVSTIKQSPQSLIAPFLNGTAQLLVRKQVPKAKLFDKGDLTIGVSDRYNLHNVVAHFPKGRLSVVAGFSGAGKTTLILDSLIPAIKAAIKKEPLPAHISQLDRAHIHRVVMVDSVPVGKNVRSTVATYSGILDTLRALFADTPEAKQRKWTASNFSYNVASGACPNCKGTGTISLDIQYLPDMVETCPVCHGKRYNDETLAVKWHGYTIADILALNVEHALPIFKGVPAIKSILEKLDEMGLGYLVLGESTPILSGGEAQRLKLVSQMGRKQSGTLFVFDEPSVGLHPLDIQTLIHVFDRLIDQGATIIIIEHDLDVIANADYVVDLGPKGGQFGGKIIAAGTPKEVANTPQSETGKYLKPHFELFQ; this comes from the coding sequence GATGTTGATGAAGTGAAGTATTTGCCCTCTGCATTGGCGTTAAGGCAACGACCAACCGTTCCTGGCGTTCGTTCAACTGTTGGAACAATGACAGAGAGTTTAAACGTTCTGCGTCTGATGTTTTCACGATTAGGTTCGCATGTTTGTCCCAATGGGCATCGTGTGCCACCAACTTTAGAAGTTGCAGAAAATATGGGCTACGTAATTTGTCCGACTTGTGGAGTGAAATTCATGGCACCCGGTGCAGAAAGTTTTGCGTTCAACTCAGAAGGTGCCTGCCCAACTTGTAATGGTGTCGGTAAAGTCCGCCAGATTGTAAAAAGCCGGTTGATCCCTGATGAAACGAAAACCATTCGTGAGGGGGCGGTGGCTTCATGGCGATTGCCAGGCCGTAATTTTATGATTTATGTGGCTGAACAGATTGGGATTCCAATTGATACGCCATTTAATCAAATGAGTGCGGAAGATCAAGAAATGGTTTGGCATGGTGAAAATAAAAAATATGCGATTAACATTCCATCTAAAACGGGCAAGATTTTCCATATGGACAACGCGCAATTTGAGAATGCCTATTCGGCGGTTGAAGATAGTTTAGCGACAACAACCAATGAACGAGCAATCAAACGGCTCAATCGATTTTATTCATTTGATATTTGCCCAACGTGTCATGGAACGCGTTTTGCGCCCAAATTATTAAACACAAAATTAGTGGATAAAGATATTTCTGAAGTTTCAAAAATGACCATCACCGAATTAACCCAATTTATGCCTAAAATTGTGCCGTGGTTACCAGAAACGATGCACGAACTTGGCGCTAATTTGGTAGGTGAACTTCAAGATAGTGTTCAGCCTGTTTTAGACTTAGGACTGGATTATTTAACCTTGGATCGAGAGGGCGACACCTTATCAACCGGGGAATTACAGCGTATTCAACTCGGGCGAACTTTACGCAGCCAAACGACCGGGGTGCTTTATGTTCTTGATGAACCATCTGTTGGGCTACATCCAGCCAATGTCAGTGGCTTAATTAAGATTTTGCATCAGTTAGTTGCGCAAGGAAATTCATTAGTAGTTGTTGATCATGACACGCGGATTATTTCGGCTGCGGACTATGTGATTGAGATTGGCCCAGGCGCCGGTAAAAACGGGGGTACAGTTGTTGACCAAGGAACAGTTTCTACTATTAAGCAGAGCCCGCAATCGCTCATTGCACCATTTTTAAATGGAACAGCGCAATTATTGGTTAGAAAGCAGGTTCCGAAAGCTAAACTGTTTGATAAGGGCGATCTAACGATTGGTGTGTCTGATCGATATAATCTGCATAATGTCGTCGCTCATTTCCCCAAGGGACGGCTCAGCGTTGTGGCAGGATTTTCAGGTGCTGGGAAGACAACGCTGATTTTAGATAGTTTAATTCCAGCAATTAAAGCGGCGATTAAAAAAGAACCATTACCAGCCCACATTAGTCAGTTAGACCGCGCCCATATTCATCGGGTGGTCATGGTGGATTCGGTACCAGTCGGGAAAAACGTCCGTTCTACAGTCGCAACTTATTCTGGAATTTTGGATACGCTCCGGGCTTTATTCGCTGATACTCCGGAGGCAAAACAACGGAAGTGGACCGCCAGCAATTTTTCTTACAATGTGGCTTCAGGGGCTTGCCCGAACTGTAAGGGGACCGGCACAATTTCACTGGATATTCAGTACCTGCCAGACATGGTAGAAACTTGTCCCGTTTGTCACGGCAAGCGATACAATGATGAAACATTGGCGGTAAAATGGCACGGCTATACCATTGCCGATATTTTGGCGCTTAATGTAGAGCATGCCTTACCAATTTTTAAAGGCGTGCCTGCAATCAAATCAATTTTGGAAAAACTTGATGAAATGGGATTGGGATATCTTGTATTAGGTGAGAGTACGCCAATTCTATCCGGTGGTGAAGCACAGCGTTTGAAGTTAGTTTCACAAATGGGCCGGAAACAAAGCGGGACATTATTTGTGTTTGATGAACCATCTGTAGGGTTACATCCACTTGATATTCAAACGTTGATTCATGTGTTTGATCGGTTGATTGATCAAGGAGCTACAATTATTATCATTGAACATGATTTGGACGTGATTGCGAATGCAGATTATGTGGTCGATCTTGGGCCAAAAGGTGGCCAATTTGGTGGAAAAATCATTGCCGCCGGTACGCCAAAAGAGGTGGCAAATACGCCTCAAAGTGAGACGGGAAAGTATTTGAAACCGCACTTTGAGTTGTTTCAGTAA